The Diorhabda carinulata isolate Delta chromosome 4, icDioCari1.1, whole genome shotgun sequence genomic interval AGAATAGACGAACCTaagccttgtagaggattagaagctgttgcggagcATATACCTTTTTAGTCTTAAAGAAGGCTTCAAGTTTTGTGAAGCTGCCATTGTTAAATCGGCCACATGACTTTGCTAGGACCTATTGCTTCCAACCTCACCACCCAACAAGCTGTTTTACAAtgatgttaatattttatatcctgacaggaccaaatcctaaGCTGCAGTACCAATTGATGAAAGGACGAAAAACcgtacgatcttaatttatttaagagGTTGCCATGCCAAACTCTGTCAAAACCTTTCGATATGTTCAGTGCGATTGCTCTAAACTtcccatatttctctatagcttcgGTTCATACGTTGGTGACTTAGCTCAGGAGGTCCCCTGATTGATCTATGTTCACGGAAGCCGTATTGATGGTCACTGATTACGACTTTCTCCGATTTTTGGTATAGGTTGAACTTGAGCAATTTTTACAGCTGCAGGGAAAAGACTTCTTTTATATACTAGAGAAAAGAGTTTGCATAGCGGACCTGTTAGTTCAGCTGAGTGATTCTTCAATATAATTGGTTTTAACCCATCTGGACCACTGTCTCATTTAATTACCAAGCCTCTGACAAGGTTTGCCACTTCTCGGTatcaaaattctatttctgGCTCTGTACCAACTGCATGCATGCTGGGTGTAACTTTCTCCGCGAAGCAAGAGTTGAATTTGAAGCAAGCATGCCACCCAAAAAGTCCGCCTTCTCTTTTGCGGTCACTGTGATTGAACCAACTTTTCCAGACAATGGTCgatattttgatttacaaaTGACTTGATTAACCAGTTTTGTAAAAGACCAGAAAGACCTTGATCCATTTGGGCAACTTAGAAGTTTGTTTTTCACTCTGTTTTCACGATGATCTGCTTAAAAGTATTTCTCGAGGCAATAAAGTTTAAACGATTTTTGATACTAGGATTTGAGCACCTTTTGCGATAAGCTGCATTTTTGTTATTGACTGCTCTAGTGCAGTTTTTATAAAACCATGGTTTGTTGTCTGCAAAGCTCTTGAAGGAGTAAAGAATATAGCCTTACATACCTGTCAATATAAAGCATCATTTCAaggaaacataaaaagaaaattctatAGATGCTTTCATTTGGTTGATCTATAGTGCCAAACTTTACGTAGTCTAGGTGTTTCCTGACTTTGGATTTCTAGTTCACACGTTGCTTGTATTAGTGATCTAATGATGGAGTGTTACATGTACAGTCATGTTGTACAGATCAGGGTCTATTGATGGAACGTCTAAGAGCTAACAAAATCAACATCTTGATCAGGGTCTCTGGTTGGTTCATTGATAAGTTCGGCCAATCCATGACTATTGGCAAAATATTCAGCTTCCTACCCTTTATTGTCAGTTCTGTTGGAAAAATTCAACGTGATGAACATTATAATCACAGCTATATCAATATCTGCGTTTGATTTCAGGTAATCGATATTATGGGCAAGGTTTAAGAATAACTTCCTGTAGCAGGTACCGCTACGAGATCTCACAACCTCCAAAACCCCTCAAAACTACCCCTGTAAAGTCCAAGGGTACCATATTGAGAAACgggaaattattcaattaaacatCTCCATAGTGAATGAAATAACTGCTTCTCAAGTTGATCTTTCGCATTTTGTCTAAATGAATTATGGCAAACATCATCTAATACCTGCTTCATATGTTGGCACAATGGAAATATATTCAGACAGAGCAACAATCCAAACGCACGAATGCTTGAGGAAGGTTAGCATTGCCTTAAGTGGCAGAAAATGTTCAGCATTGCCCTAAGTGGCCGGGACTATTTCATCTTGCTTTAATTGACTCAGGAATGTTTATTAAGCTGCAATTTACCTACCCCATTGACAACCAATTGAGACCTTAATCAGCATGCTTTGAACTATCATTGTGCCAAGTTTACGAACAGTTGCTCAAAACCAATCCCAACATACCTTCGAGCACTTTAGTGGTAGTTTTGAGAGAAACGAGAGGGTTTGGGGTTGCGTATCCATCGAGACTTTTGATCAGCTTGTTTTAAACTGTCATTGAGCCAAGTATCAGAAAAATTGGCCGAAACCCAATTTCCATACAGATTGAACGAGCGGGGTCTTTTATAAgaatacaattttcatttaacctacaaccaaacaaatttttaaagcAAAATACTGGTAGCTCAGGAAATAGAAAGAGTTAAATTATCAAACGCTTTGgttaaaataaatgagaaaggAGAATTTTTCGTTTTAGTATTAAATGTTAATGTATGTGGAAGGGTTAAAAAGGTTAAAGCATAGCAGGAAAAAGGTTGTAGATTTAATaggaaactgaaaaataaacatgattatggaaaaaaagtcTTGTTTCTTTATTAGGACGTAACTTCTCGTcctaaacttttttattgcgtCTTACACTGCATTGCATATTGTTTACTCCAAAACTTCATGAGAATTTTACGTTTTGGCTTCAGCTTTTGACCACTTCCTTTTTAAGATTAACCTTGACTTGTCATCAtagttaattttgttatttttcaaacgaGATACAATCatgttaagaaaaaatatatatatttgttaattatatattgatataagGATGCGGAAATATTTACACACCACGTATATGAGATATCTGTAGAGATTTATCATGAATGGTGACATTGAACAACGGTAACAAGAAGTAAAGTACAACGCCCAACATTACCATAGATTATAACGCAATTTCTAACAAGAACTACATAAGATAAAATAGTGGAGGTATAAAATAGTGAAGGCTCTTTAAAAATAGATGCTATATGCACTCTATAAAAAAtggatatatatatacagaggGTGGTAATAAAACTATATTCAGTTTATAATCAGCTGTGTCGCAAATCACTTCAAAATGAACTCTTTGGTAAGATCACATTGacaatgaattaataatttgGTAAAATTTTGGCCATTATAATTCTCattctatataatattttgtttaattagtGAAATCATAGAAGAATTAAATAAGTTACATAGatatacaaagaaaatattaacaaattaaagtttaaTCGGAATTACAGccaatgaaaatgataaaaatggtttcgaaaaatgtattatcaaaatctgattaaaataattttactttatgaaaaatttatgcCGCTGACAAGGTGTCGATACGGATCTAGAGAACGGTTATCGGGGCAAAATATGTTTGAAAGTCTTCAATCTATCCTTTATCTATTCTAATACGTTGAGGGATTTCTCAAAGGTATATTGAGTACTacttaataataagaaataaaaaacattttatattcaGTAGAAAAACAGAACtaaactttccattttttcaacaCATAAAAGTCCAGAAACATGTTTTATTTAGGATAAAAGCTACTTAATACCAAATTATTATCTAAATTGATATTTCTAGTATCATATTgagaggaaaaaataaaaacataaacgTAAACAAACAGCAAGTAAACTGTTTTCATTGTTGGTATATATGGAGAGAGGGAAATTTGGTAATGATgattaaatgttattatttaagATAATTTAAGAAATTTAGGAAAAGTTCCTTAAATATCATGGAATTATTTGTAAGTGATTCTTTGCTTTGAAAAGTGACCATTTAAACAAGGAAGATGCTGAACGCTCGGGACCGGAATTTATTGTAACTATCCCAAAAATATCACCGTTAAAAATACGTGAAATGGCtgatgaaacaaatatttcttcctCGTTCCAACTTAtttgtttgttgttatttatAATGTCGTTGATGTAACCTTCGAAAACCACGGTTGTTTTCCTTATGAGCCGTGTAAAGTTCCATATCTTTTTAGAAACATACAAATTTGTTTGCCCTTTGCAGTCAACTTATTTATGCCAATTTTTTGTATGATGCATTTATCATTCGGTAATTTTTAGAGTCAAGCAGTTGTTTAATTCATTTGAATTACAAGAATTacatattttcagaaaaagagGTGGTTTTTACGTTAACTGCTAATCAATAAAATTCTTGTACGCGGTATTATACTTTCCCTTTGATTTTCaaggtaaaaaaatatgtttggcCGACTCATTTCTCATAGCATAGTCGCAACTGATGAAGCtacaataatgaaattttgaaaatggagTCCTCATTCAACGTAATCTTTCACTAATACAAAACTTTTGGATTTTCCTTTCCAAAGAGGAATAGATATAGGatggaaatttgtaaaaatgtcaattttgaaaCTAGGATCCTCTAGttataagttatttaaaaaattattatttaaagttcgtatattttgaaattgaaacgtTTGTATTTAGgctagaaattgaaaaattgatttgctCAGGAAAAGTATactttaattattcattattattgatTAGATTAGCGTATACCTTCGACTTACTAATTACAAATGTTTGCATCAAGATGAGAAGTAATTCTGATATTATTCACTGCCTTAACACATCATCGCACTGCCAAAACTACTAGATTAGAgttaaattcacaaaatttgcAATAAGCTCCTTCTACAACGTAACCTCCTGAGTTTTAATCCTCAAGCGGGTTACATAGGGGAAGGAAATTTGTATGAGAGTTCGCTAATTTTGGAGTTGGAATCATCCAATTTTGTGTTAGAgttaaaataaactaataatgaACTTGTTTATCaggattttcaattatttcaccCCCTAATGTGTGAAAAAGGGATAGATTTGTGTATGAGAATTCCTTTAACATTTACGGACTTTTTGCAAATTACAACCCGGGTTAAGTTCGATCACATATCAACTGATTGCGGATCATAACCCAcaatttttggtggaaatttccaatttaaaacaTTATCTACAAGAACTTCTGATTTTTAATACGTTAATCTTcccatgatatttatttagttgtataatagattctaggtgtttattaattattattggtcaataaaatttaatactaatGAGCTATTTTTAAGCTGAAATGCCGAAAAGTAACGCTGCTCATTAGAGCTAATCATAGACAaccataataaataattataattttaaagttcaaaaaaaccatagacaaatgaaacaacccgtCAGCTGATTGCATTCACCCACTGGGTAGAAAGGATCATATCATATGACTACGACCTGATTAACTTCATTAGTTTTCGAACAACACTTTCCACGAGGTTGATACTCCAAGAACGCTGAATTGATTTGAATAGCCGCCTTTTTGTTATAAGTATGCGTGATTAGAAATTAATTTCGCATGGATCTCAATAAGTATTTAAGTATTCTCTAGCAATATGAACTTCCTTCAATTGGGCTCATGACATTGTGTGTTAGTGTAGGATATCCAAGGACGAACAGGATAGTTTGAGTGTTTCATTAGAATGGTACCTAAATATATCAACTTGAAAATTAATCATGTTTGGATAGCTAGAAGcatattagaaacaaaaatagttttcaaaattttcgtcgGTCGTTTGTGAAAGATACAGATAGAGCTTCATCTAATTGAGAAGATAACTTGTTAATGTGATATCAGACGgttcactttttattcatttctgttTTTCATTCAGCATCTTTCATTAAGAATGAAACGTCTAGgcattaaatgaatcaaaagtgaTAAATGAGCTTATTAGTGAACCAATCCAGCGATGTTGGAGTTCGGCATTCGGCATCAATTACTCGCACCCGAATGAACCGAAAAAAAGTGAACCGTCTGATACCACCTTTgatgattataattttatatcgttACTGTTTGATGTGTCAATGTAAGATTATCTGTATCTTCAAGGTTGCTGTGTTTTTTGTTGCGACAATGGCTTACGCACAAGCATCAGTCTGGGCTGTAGGAGGAGCTACCACTCTTGTTGGTCCCGCTAATCCCGGAGCTATTATCAAAGGACCTGCTGCTAAAGCTGCAGTAGTTGGACCTGACGGAAGTGTCATCACTTCTTCTGCACAAggtaattgtaataaaattacataaaaactaCTTGTATGTTAGAATAATGCTTAGTACAAAAATTGCAGTTTGAATTTTCACTATTTGTAGCTGGCGCTGTTGCTGCTGCCCCTATTGCTGGAGGAGTCGTGAGTTCCGCTGTCGCTCCAGGTGTAGTTGCTACACCGGGACTAATTGGTGTGCAATCATATGCAGTGCCAGTTCCCATTGCTTCCCCATGGGGTGTTGGCTTAGGACACTGGTAAATCGATGTTTACTTTTTCCATAACTGactttttgtgattattttttcatgtaatataaaattatttttatataacataTAGTTATTGTTTCTCTTTCACTCTTATAATGAACCAAGAAGTTTTACCATCTAGATACACAATAATGTCATCGCTGAAGAATATTTACTTCCTTGGCGCACTGTAGATGTCAAAAAACGCTATTATAGTTTTCTTGACCGTTCCTATACAATGAACTAACTATAAATATGTGGATaactttcatatatttctaACGTACCCTTATAAAGACTAAAAATACTACAGACaacattacaattatttatatcttaGCACCGACAGACGAAGCAAAAGATTAATACCAAGATTAGTAAGTTTCATGGAAAACTAATTAAGGTATGGGAAGAAGTTACAAGATATACATATGACTATTAGAGATATTAaagcaaaaatagaaaaagaatacCATTTAAGTAGCTTTGCGGGCAAAAAGAAATAACTAACGATAATGGAAGGTGAATATGTCATTTGGCTGGGGAACTCAACAAGTATATTATCAGCACTAGTTTGAACGACCTCTTTTTCTTCTACCGGTGTTATTATGCCAGTCCAGTGTTTTATATTGCGTAGCCTCTCtttccttcgatttttccttGTATGATCAATTGGGATATTGTAGAACGTGACCCAAATATCCAGCCTTTTACACCTTGATCAAGTTGAACAACTCTCTCTCTCAGTCCCCGCTCTTTTTAGTACATCCTCGTTCCTTACTCTGTCTGTCCATGGTATACGCAACATTCTTCGAAAGGTCCACATTTCGAAGGCTAGTTTATTGATATACGATATCTTTAATGTCCATGTCTAATGTTTGAACGATAAGGAGATAAAATTGCGTAGATGATATCAGAAACTACCACGAAAATTAAGTACATCATGActtaataagaaaaagaagatgtAAGATTATACAGAGAAACATGCGCTGAGAGTGATGATCTTTTAAGAATTATCAAAATCAATGAGGAATGGTAAATATGGTGAAAAGATaagataaaagtaataaataaaagaaaggACTCAGAACGAATACAGAGaagaaatagaatagaatatacataaaaacaaatgaaaaacaaaaaatatattgaaaaaaaaatgagaaaataattatattgaaaaaatgatgaagGACAATCAGATACTGTTATCAAACTCAACATTAAAACGTAAATTACATATACTTActatatgtacaaggactttcccaacaactatcggATTATTGTATTCAAGGTAAATCATGAAGGATATAATACttcatccaaatatttcactaaactgaaatctaatctaaatctaaacacccaaaaacaaaagaaataatattatatatcaagtgccttgtactaattgtggcgctgtttacatagggcaaacatctcagtataataataaaactgcattaacgagctgcgaaatattgaacaaaaaacataaaatcaattatatagattcaaatattcttgaaatggaatcaaatacacaaaaaagagaaCTTTTAGAAATTGTTCACATTCAGAAGAACGAAAAAGCcataaatgataaaagaatctcaataatttgagtaaaattaatagttctattttataaatacagaGTAGGACAAGAAGCCACTTTTGGCGAGGAGACCGTAATAACAATGGAGAGCGTCTATTATATGAAACGAATAATCTGGAAATTAGAAATAGTTTATATCAACATAGAAATATTCATAAGTATACCAGAATTCAGAAAACTCGCAACCTGAGGTCCataatatcattataaaatcatcttcttctttttcatttttaaaatatcatgatctgttagttttacaggttcctctgtatcagttcctCAGAGGTGGACTACGagctgtccatccatctctAAGGTGGTCGTCCGAGTTCTCTTTTCCCTATTGGTTTCCCTTCAAGAACGATGCGTGGCAGTCTActctcttccattcttctcacgTGGGCGTACCAGTACCTTTTTCTTTGTCTCCCTCATCTTACTATGTCTTGCACCTCACATTGTTCCCTGATGTCAGTGTTCCTGATTCGATCTACTCTTGTTTTTC includes:
- the LOC130892594 gene encoding uncharacterized protein LOC130892594, translating into MNSLVAVFFVATMAYAQASVWAVGGATTLVGPANPGAIIKGPAAKAAVVGPDGSVITSSAQAGAVAAAPIAGGVVSSAVAPGVVATPGLIGVQSYAVPVPIASPWGVGLGHW